The Deltaproteobacteria bacterium region ACCGACACCGTGTCCGACACCAGCCTGAGGGCCGGCGTCTATAATCTGGCCGGCGTATTTCGCCTTGATATAAGGGCTTAGAACATTGCTTCCGGTGAAAGCGTCCATGACGTAGCAGGCGTCTCCCTTGTACATCTCGTCCACGGTGTCGCAGATGACCTTGCTTAGCCAAGCCGGATGCACCGGGCTGAGATCCTTGAATTGCAGAGCTCGTCTTTCCATATGAGCGGACCTGACCTGTTCCGTTTCCCGAACTTTGTCCAACCAGCCCGATCGTCCCGGATGCGGAGCCGGTTTGTTTTTTCTGATCGTGTCGATCATAGCCTGGATGGCGGTCTTGACATTTGCCTGAACGGCAATTTCCGTAGGTATCCACGGGTGGATGTAATCGGAAGTCTCGGATATTTGAATGGCTCGCTTGATCTGAAACCGGTTGCCAAAAAAGTCAAAGAAGTCCATGCGCGCGCCCAGAATGACGAAGAGGTCCGACTCGTGTGCGGTACCGGCCGAACGCCAAATCAGGGGATCGTCTTCCGCAATGGAGCCTCTGCCGCCTCGCCGGCCCATTACCGGAATCCGGGCCAGACGAGCCAATTCTCGCAATTCGGCCTGGCAATTGTTCCACATGATCTCGTCACCCACGTACATCACAGGCTTTTCGGAGGCAAATATCAGCTCTATGACGCGTTCCACGGACTTAGGATCAGGGTGCGAGCCGGCCATAGGCTCCTTCAGCCAGTTCTCCTTGTACAAATTGTGTTGCGGAGGATAAACGCCCGCCACCGCGTTGAGTTCGAACTCGAGCACAGAGGGTCCCTTGGGCAATTCCATGGCCTTTCGAACGGCTTTGGTAAACCAGTACTTATAGGTTCGAGCGTCGATCACGCGTTTGGAGATTTTCACAAAGCTCTCGAAAATCTTTTCCGCGTAACATTCCTGGAGCGTGTACGCTCCGTCGCTGGTGGCTTCGTGACCGGCCAGCAACGCGAGTACGGGAGAATTGCTCAAGTGCGCCTGATGGATGGGCGACGCCAAGTTGGTGGCCCCGGGCCCCGCGGTTCCGCAGCACACTCCGATCCTGCCGGTGGTGCGTGCGTAAGCTTCCGCCGCATACCCGCCACTTTGTTCGTGCCGCATGGTAACGTGTTTGATGCCTCCTTTAATCATGGCATCCACCCAGACCCACAGATGTCCGCCCGAAACCCCGAAGAAGATCTCGACACCCTGTTCTTTAAGCACCTCCAGGAAAACCTGTCCGGCACTCGGCGTGGTCTCCA contains the following coding sequences:
- a CDS encoding thiamine pyrophosphate-binding protein translates to MSELTKEVVKEGVDVRVPEGVLETTPSAGQVFLEVLKEQGVEIFFGVSGGHLWVWVDAMIKGGIKHVTMRHEQSGGYAAEAYARTTGRIGVCCGTAGPGATNLASPIHQAHLSNSPVLALLAGHEATSDGAYTLQECYAEKIFESFVKISKRVIDARTYKYWFTKAVRKAMELPKGPSVLEFELNAVAGVYPPQHNLYKENWLKEPMAGSHPDPKSVERVIELIFASEKPVMYVGDEIMWNNCQAELRELARLARIPVMGRRGGRGSIAEDDPLIWRSAGTAHESDLFVILGARMDFFDFFGNRFQIKRAIQISETSDYIHPWIPTEIAVQANVKTAIQAMIDTIRKNKPAPHPGRSGWLDKVRETEQVRSAHMERRALQFKDLSPVHPAWLSKVICDTVDEMYKGDACYVMDAFTGSNVLSPYIKAKYAGQIIDAGPQAGVGHGVGQAIGAAFGYDKKKMVFAMMGDAGMGLAGMDVETAVRHKLPIVYLVNNNDGWIGGSDAQYGKDLGWYGIPKGDVLPHYFIPNQRYDRMFEAIGCHTEWVTQPEQVGSALKKAFSAAEQGRTAVINVDVDRRPVQAILDSPICAVMWKHLPWNETTRYMRKMRSRFASGTFPFEEHGVTTEAYDRWDLQEEDFELGVE